One Chryseobacterium indoltheticum DNA segment encodes these proteins:
- a CDS encoding prolyl oligopeptidase family serine peptidase, whose product MKIKLTICLLAFLNFYEAQENITYQKPSAEILKLADYDRPPSVLTNSKKDWVVFVYRPTYKTLDDLNQQEMKLGGLRINPVTNISSSVTYSNNLKVRKMNDKTEVQVKNLPANPKISNTSFSPDEKKLAFTHTTDKGVELWVLDLETATAKKITKDNLNANLGSPYSWMKDSQSFLIKVLPENRPKLTDSSKDLPTGPIVSTADGKVSQNRTYQDLLKNPQDEKNFEILTASELYNVDLNGGLKKIKDQDLYSGISYSPDGNYLMLTTIKKPFSYIVPLNRFPMTTTVYDAKGNVVKTVNEVPLNEIMPKGFSSVRTGKRDMGWRSDQPATLVYAEALDGGDQSKTVDFRDEVFTLEAPFTAQPKSFFKTKQRYGGVSWTNNHYAIVGESWYDTRNTKSYLVDLNTGKSEVIEDRNYQDVYSDPGNFNTTKNDFGRYVVDMKGEKSYLIGDGFTKDGQHPFIDEMDMKSLKKKRLYTSNLKNTKEEIIDIIDPKKGEVLTIQQSASQYPNYFKKNIKSNKSEAVTNFANPFESIKDVYKEVITYKRNDGVTLTGTLYLPANYDRKAKKEKLPLLIWAYPTEYKDKNTAGQNTQNPNDFTFPYYGSFVYWTAKGYAVLDDAAFPIIGEGKTEPNDTFIPQLVANGKAAIDAVDQLGYIDRTKVAVGGHSYGAFMTANLLTHSKDYACGIARSGAYNRTLTPFGFQSEQRNYWDVPEIYNTMSPFMNADKMKTPLLLVHGDADNNPGTFTLQTERYFQALKNLGAPVKMVLLPKESHGYAAKENILHLLWEQDQFLEKCLKK is encoded by the coding sequence ATGAAGATTAAATTAACCATCTGTCTTCTTGCGTTTCTTAATTTCTATGAAGCTCAGGAAAATATAACGTATCAGAAACCATCTGCCGAAATTTTAAAGCTTGCAGATTACGACCGACCGCCAAGTGTTTTGACCAATTCTAAAAAGGACTGGGTTGTTTTTGTATACCGACCAACCTATAAAACTTTAGATGATCTCAATCAGCAGGAAATGAAATTGGGAGGATTAAGAATTAATCCTGTGACCAATATTTCGAGCTCTGTTACGTATTCCAACAATTTGAAAGTGCGTAAAATGAACGATAAAACGGAAGTTCAGGTTAAAAATTTGCCTGCAAATCCGAAAATCAGCAATACATCATTTTCACCGGACGAGAAGAAATTAGCTTTTACACATACTACAGATAAAGGAGTTGAACTTTGGGTCCTTGATCTTGAAACGGCAACCGCAAAAAAAATTACTAAAGATAATCTGAATGCCAATTTAGGAAGTCCTTACAGCTGGATGAAAGATTCTCAGAGTTTCTTGATTAAAGTTCTTCCTGAAAACAGACCTAAACTAACAGATTCTTCAAAAGACCTTCCTACAGGGCCAATTGTTTCAACAGCAGATGGAAAAGTTTCTCAAAACAGAACATATCAGGATTTACTTAAAAATCCACAAGACGAGAAGAATTTTGAAATTCTTACTGCTTCCGAATTATATAATGTAGATCTAAACGGAGGCTTAAAAAAGATAAAAGATCAGGATTTATATTCCGGAATAAGCTATTCTCCCGATGGAAATTACCTGATGCTGACTACGATTAAAAAGCCTTTTTCATATATCGTTCCGCTAAACAGATTTCCAATGACCACTACGGTTTATGATGCAAAAGGAAATGTAGTAAAAACGGTGAATGAAGTTCCTTTAAATGAAATTATGCCGAAAGGATTTTCATCTGTAAGAACCGGAAAAAGAGATATGGGATGGAGATCTGATCAACCTGCAACTTTGGTTTACGCTGAAGCTTTGGATGGTGGAGATCAATCGAAAACTGTTGATTTCAGAGATGAAGTTTTCACTTTGGAAGCTCCGTTTACGGCTCAGCCAAAATCTTTCTTTAAAACAAAACAAAGATATGGTGGTGTAAGCTGGACAAACAATCATTATGCTATCGTTGGTGAAAGCTGGTACGATACAAGAAACACAAAATCTTATTTAGTTGATTTAAATACAGGTAAATCTGAAGTAATAGAAGATAGAAATTACCAAGATGTTTACAGTGATCCAGGAAATTTTAACACGACAAAAAATGACTTCGGAAGATATGTTGTAGATATGAAAGGGGAGAAATCTTATCTAATTGGAGACGGATTTACAAAAGATGGTCAGCATCCTTTTATCGATGAAATGGATATGAAATCTTTAAAAAAGAAAAGACTTTATACCTCAAATCTTAAAAATACCAAAGAGGAAATAATCGATATTATTGATCCTAAAAAAGGAGAAGTATTGACGATTCAGCAGTCGGCAAGTCAGTATCCAAATTATTTTAAGAAAAATATTAAATCTAATAAATCTGAAGCAGTAACCAATTTTGCCAATCCTTTTGAAAGCATCAAAGATGTTTATAAAGAAGTGATTACCTACAAAAGAAATGACGGAGTTACTTTGACAGGAACGCTTTATTTACCGGCAAACTATGACAGAAAAGCTAAAAAAGAAAAACTTCCGTTATTAATCTGGGCTTATCCTACAGAATATAAAGACAAGAATACAGCAGGACAAAATACTCAGAACCCGAACGATTTTACATTCCCGTATTACGGTTCTTTTGTGTATTGGACGGCGAAAGGATATGCCGTACTTGATGATGCTGCATTCCCAATTATCGGTGAAGGAAAAACAGAGCCGAATGATACTTTCATTCCCCAACTGGTTGCCAACGGAAAAGCTGCGATTGATGCGGTAGATCAATTAGGATATATCGACAGAACAAAAGTTGCAGTTGGAGGACATTCTTACGGAGCTTTTATGACGGCGAATCTTTTGACACACTCTAAAGATTATGCCTGCGGAATTGCAAGAAGTGGAGCTTATAACAGAACGTTGACGCCTTTTGGTTTCCAGAGTGAGCAGAGAAATTATTGGGATGTTCCGGAAATTTACAACACGATGTCGCCATTTATGAATGCTGATAAAATGAAAACGCCACTGTTATTGGTTCATGGTGATGCCGACAATAATCCGGGAACTTTTACTTTACAGACCGAAAGATATTTTCAGGCTTTGAAAAACCTCGGAGCACCTGTGAAAATGGTTCTTCTTCCAAAAGAATCTCATGGCTATGCTGCCAAAGAAAATATTCTGCATTTGCTTTGGGAACAGGATCAGTTCTTGGAAAAATGTTTGAAGAAATAA
- a CDS encoding sigma-54-dependent transcriptional regulator, translating into MQKILIVEDEKAISGVLHSILSDELTDYEFVIADDGLEGYKQIEKEDFALVISDIKMPKLSGTELLKQSLALKPESTFIMISGHADIDSAVSCLKDGAYDFISKPIDINRLITSVKNALVKETLKKENKNLQTENKTLKKKVNKKYQMIGESAALKKIQEMIEKVAVSDARVLITGPNGAGKELVAHAIHNLSERSRGPMVEVNCAAIPSELIESELFGHVKGSFTGAIKDKQGKFEQANGGTIFLDEIGDMSLIAQAKVLRALQESKVSPVGSDKEIKVDVRVLAATNKNMQTEIEAGRFREDLYHRLSVIEIYVPPLDDRKEDINLLVNHFSGLIADEHGTALKKFDDSAIDALKALSWTGNIRELRNVVERLIILGGATVSEEDVASFVRK; encoded by the coding sequence ATGCAAAAAATCCTTATTGTAGAAGACGAAAAAGCAATCTCCGGAGTACTTCACAGTATCCTTTCGGATGAACTAACTGACTATGAATTTGTCATTGCCGACGATGGTTTGGAAGGCTATAAACAAATAGAGAAAGAAGATTTCGCATTGGTGATCTCAGACATCAAAATGCCAAAACTTTCAGGAACTGAGCTTTTAAAGCAAAGTTTAGCTCTAAAGCCAGAATCCACTTTTATCATGATTTCCGGGCACGCCGACATCGATTCTGCAGTTTCTTGCTTAAAGGACGGGGCATACGATTTTATTTCTAAACCAATTGATATCAATAGATTGATTACAAGTGTGAAGAACGCTTTGGTGAAAGAAACATTAAAAAAAGAAAATAAAAATCTTCAGACCGAAAATAAAACCCTGAAAAAGAAAGTCAACAAAAAATACCAAATGATTGGTGAATCTGCGGCTTTAAAGAAAATTCAGGAAATGATTGAAAAAGTAGCTGTTTCTGATGCTAGAGTTTTAATTACCGGACCCAATGGAGCAGGAAAAGAGTTGGTAGCGCATGCTATTCACAATTTAAGTGAGAGATCGAGAGGACCAATGGTGGAAGTAAACTGTGCGGCAATACCTTCTGAATTGATCGAATCTGAACTTTTTGGTCACGTAAAAGGATCATTTACAGGAGCAATCAAAGATAAGCAAGGGAAATTTGAGCAGGCAAACGGCGGAACTATTTTCTTAGACGAAATTGGAGACATGAGCTTAATTGCTCAGGCAAAAGTTTTGAGAGCACTACAGGAAAGCAAAGTTTCTCCGGTAGGAAGCGACAAAGAAATAAAAGTTGATGTAAGAGTTTTGGCTGCAACCAACAAAAATATGCAGACAGAGATTGAGGCTGGAAGATTCAGAGAAGATTTGTATCACAGACTTTCTGTAATTGAAATATATGTACCGCCTTTGGATGACAGAAAAGAAGATATCAATCTTTTAGTGAATCACTTTTCGGGACTGATTGCTGATGAACACGGTACTGCGTTGAAAAAATTTGATGATTCTGCGATTGATGCATTAAAAGCACTTTCATGGACCGGAAATATCAGAGAGCTGAGAAATGTTGTTGAAAGATTAATTATTCTTGGAGGAGCTACGGTTTCCGAAGAGGACGTTGCAAGTTTTGTTAGAAAATAA
- a CDS encoding MATE family efflux transporter — translation MSFLNKNYTKEALTLALPVMLTQVGQVSVNLFDNIIVGKLLGADALASVSLGNAVFFSMFVLALGFSFAIPPLVSEAHSKNDHKTINSVFSHGFIINMSVGIILMIILFLGLPLLYHSGQPAKIIPDTVDFLWIMAISIVPFMAFQTLREVSEGLSYTIGVTKATIIANVINIVLNYVLIEGIWIFPEMGVKGSALASLIARIFMVVFLYFVLMKEPKTKQYIKDFSLKMQVFSKKMFEKMVRLGFPTALQMFFEVTAFAGAAFICGLISSHDIASHQIALSMASFTFNLCIGFSVASTVMIGRKLGEQNFVELRKIGINNLKIAFLFMCLCGVIFILGRNILPTFFTKPEEVEVIMLASKLMIIAALFQLSDGIQVTALGMLRGLQDVKIPSIITFIAYWLITIPLGYFLCVTLEMGAFGMWIALGLGLTISAFMLVKRFLDMSARRIKANKI, via the coding sequence ATGAGCTTTTTAAATAAAAATTACACGAAAGAAGCCTTAACGCTGGCTCTTCCGGTAATGCTTACGCAGGTTGGGCAGGTGTCTGTCAACCTTTTTGATAATATCATTGTAGGTAAACTCTTGGGAGCAGATGCTTTGGCGTCGGTATCTTTGGGGAATGCCGTATTTTTTTCGATGTTTGTTTTGGCGCTTGGTTTTTCTTTTGCCATTCCGCCATTGGTTTCTGAGGCACACTCTAAAAATGACCACAAAACCATTAATTCTGTTTTCAGTCACGGTTTTATCATCAATATGTCAGTTGGAATTATTCTGATGATTATCTTATTTTTGGGATTACCTCTACTCTATCACTCTGGCCAGCCGGCAAAAATTATTCCCGACACCGTAGATTTTTTATGGATTATGGCCATCAGCATTGTTCCGTTTATGGCATTTCAAACTTTAAGAGAAGTTTCTGAAGGATTATCTTATACGATTGGAGTGACCAAAGCTACCATCATTGCCAATGTGATTAATATTGTACTGAATTACGTATTAATTGAAGGAATTTGGATTTTCCCTGAAATGGGTGTAAAAGGTTCTGCCTTAGCAAGTTTAATCGCCAGAATTTTCATGGTTGTCTTTCTTTATTTTGTTTTAATGAAAGAACCAAAAACCAAACAGTACATCAAAGATTTTTCATTAAAAATGCAGGTTTTTTCTAAGAAAATGTTTGAAAAAATGGTAAGATTAGGCTTCCCTACTGCATTACAAATGTTTTTTGAAGTAACCGCTTTTGCAGGAGCAGCGTTTATCTGCGGATTAATTTCATCGCACGATATTGCTTCACACCAGATCGCTTTAAGTATGGCATCATTTACCTTTAATTTATGCATCGGTTTCAGTGTCGCTTCAACGGTTATGATTGGTAGAAAATTGGGTGAGCAAAATTTTGTGGAATTAAGAAAAATAGGAATCAACAATTTAAAAATTGCTTTTCTTTTTATGTGTCTTTGTGGAGTTATATTTATTTTAGGGCGAAATATTTTACCTACATTTTTCACAAAACCCGAAGAAGTAGAAGTAATTATGTTAGCTTCAAAACTAATGATTATTGCAGCTTTATTCCAGCTTTCTGATGGAATTCAGGTAACAGCTTTAGGAATGTTGAGAGGTTTACAGGATGTGAAAATCCCGTCAATCATTACATTTATTGCGTATTGGCTTATTACAATTCCTTTAGGATATTTCCTTTGTGTAACCTTAGAAATGGGCGCTTTCGGAATGTGGATCGCACTTGGATTAGGATTAACGATTTCAGCTTTTATGCTGGTGAAACGTTTTCTCGATATGTCTGCCCGAAGAATTAAAGCAAACAAAATATAA
- a CDS encoding YggS family pyridoxal phosphate-dependent enzyme codes for MSIQENYNDIKRRLPENVELVAVSKTHPTSTIQEVYDLGQKVFGENKVQELVEKYPLLPKDIQWHIIGHLQTNKVKYIAEFVDTIQSVDSEKLLKEINKEAGKYNRTIKVLLQVKIAEEDTKFGLEIEEAKPLFEKFVNGEFENIAITGLMGMATFTEDENQIKKEFSVLKNLFDELSQIKKLETLSMGMSDDFPIAIECGANSVRVGSAIFGRRDYSK; via the coding sequence ATGAGTATTCAGGAAAATTACAACGATATAAAAAGACGTCTTCCGGAAAATGTCGAATTGGTTGCAGTTTCAAAAACGCATCCCACTTCTACTATTCAGGAGGTTTACGATTTGGGGCAGAAAGTTTTTGGTGAAAATAAAGTTCAGGAATTGGTTGAGAAATACCCTCTCCTTCCGAAAGATATTCAATGGCATATCATCGGGCATCTTCAGACTAATAAGGTTAAATATATTGCCGAATTTGTTGACACCATACAAAGTGTAGATTCTGAAAAGCTTCTGAAAGAAATTAATAAAGAAGCCGGAAAGTACAACCGTACAATAAAAGTTCTACTTCAGGTGAAAATTGCCGAAGAAGATACAAAATTCGGGTTGGAAATAGAAGAAGCCAAACCTTTATTTGAAAAATTTGTCAACGGAGAATTCGAAAATATTGCAATCACAGGATTGATGGGAATGGCAACTTTCACCGAAGATGAAAATCAAATCAAAAAAGAATTTTCAGTTTTAAAAAATCTGTTTGATGAACTAAGCCAGATCAAAAAACTCGAAACGTTATCAATGGGAATGAGTGATGACTTCCCTATTGCTATTGAGTGTGGTGCCAATTCTGTACGCGTAGGTTCTGCAATTTTTGGGCGAAGAGATTACTCAAAATAG
- a CDS encoding aminotransferase class V-fold PLP-dependent enzyme → MNTDKIRQEIRGLSDGKLFFNNAGSSLMPNIVVDSMIDYLRQEEQLGGYEVANRNAELLDNCYAETARLINCKPSNIAFMTSATEAFAKALSSIIFEEGDTIITTVDDYISNQITFISLQKRLNINLLRIKKLENNELDLEELENLIKEHHPKLVAVTHIPTNSGLIQDIEAVGKICRQYDVLYLADCCQSVGQMVVDVDKIGCDFLTATGRKFMRGPRGSGFLYVSDRVLEQDYAPILLDMRGAHWSEYDNYELFKTAKRFEHWEVSYAAVLGMMEAVKYANTIGLNTIENYNRKLAETLRTNLKNSSFKVLDIGKNLSSIVTFCGPDNDLENIQKVLRENNVFFSVSYKNSALIDFTDKKVDGAVRLSPHYFNTLEEVEKVSEVLRNSLL, encoded by the coding sequence ATGAATACAGATAAAATAAGACAGGAAATAAGAGGTTTATCAGACGGAAAATTATTCTTCAATAATGCAGGTTCTTCGTTAATGCCAAACATTGTAGTAGATTCAATGATCGATTATTTGCGACAGGAAGAACAGTTGGGTGGCTATGAAGTGGCCAATAGAAATGCAGAATTACTTGATAATTGCTATGCTGAAACTGCAAGACTGATCAATTGTAAACCTTCAAATATCGCTTTTATGACAAGTGCTACAGAAGCATTTGCGAAAGCGCTTTCGAGTATTATTTTTGAAGAAGGAGATACGATTATTACAACAGTTGATGATTATATTTCTAATCAGATTACATTTATTTCGCTTCAGAAAAGACTGAATATAAACTTACTCCGAATTAAAAAACTAGAGAATAACGAACTTGATTTAGAAGAACTTGAAAACTTAATCAAAGAACATCACCCGAAACTGGTGGCGGTTACCCATATTCCGACCAATTCAGGATTGATTCAGGATATTGAAGCAGTAGGAAAAATCTGCCGACAATATGATGTTTTATATTTGGCAGATTGTTGTCAATCGGTTGGGCAAATGGTTGTTGATGTCGATAAAATTGGTTGTGATTTTTTAACGGCAACAGGAAGAAAGTTTATGAGAGGGCCAAGAGGAAGTGGTTTTTTATATGTTTCAGACAGAGTTTTAGAGCAAGATTATGCTCCGATTTTGTTGGATATGAGAGGCGCACATTGGTCGGAATACGATAATTACGAATTGTTTAAGACGGCTAAAAGATTTGAGCATTGGGAAGTTTCTTACGCTGCAGTTTTAGGGATGATGGAAGCTGTAAAATATGCCAATACGATTGGTCTGAATACTATTGAAAACTACAACAGAAAATTAGCTGAAACGCTTAGAACAAACCTTAAAAACAGTAGTTTTAAAGTTTTAGATATCGGAAAAAACCTGAGCAGTATTGTAACTTTCTGCGGACCGGATAATGATCTGGAAAATATTCAGAAAGTGTTGAGAGAAAACAATGTTTTCTTTTCGGTAAGCTATAAAAATTCAGCATTAATTGACTTTACGGATAAAAAAGTTGACGGTGCGGTAAGACTTTCGCCTCATTATTTTAATACTTTAGAAGAAGTCGAAAAAGTTTCTGAAGTCCTTAGAAATAGTTTATTATAA